A single Rhopalosiphum padi isolate XX-2018 chromosome 4, ASM2088224v1, whole genome shotgun sequence DNA region contains:
- the LOC132929383 gene encoding uncharacterized protein LOC132929383, whose product MRLSVVFELLLIFLIIAFAAYGRVVPDKKDVWNIGLNNVKDHLKAMGRARQATPQAAPPNRYCACSNLMCNCCRDFSLPVVPIKGPGCASLKYLKGDQMMVTMSFGDKVLRNTTISGKKPKPVCMSLPGGISKFCGRVYGISRDGDQFKACLGLELRALDDVEAALRVSCFRFGPQGMKVEPAQPLPASQTLQGEDEDDEDDDDDDDDDDYGLGGSDDEEEEDDDTVDEDSENDVESTGDYTGFSALSTDFLDSLFGGGGGEEDEAETSVKPTTKPATVTVKSKITTPQQLTSQQVTSEKQTSAESVTSTSYTVSVVQDPVSSSSEVVAEVRPTSITPLDDNPTDRVETVPTPVTNKNKDYEDDDDEDEDEDDGDIVSDIIETAASAVGMSDSDKNSTVATTKSADKLATTETAAVSAAASTTVGSVPAAKDYDDDDDDDDDDDSYSRRFKHMPVAIVPNDRRGRTHRRMRLSSSDDESTIHFMKKV is encoded by the exons atgcgaCTATCAGTCGTATTCGAATTGCTGTTGATCTTTTTGATCATAGCTTTTGCAGCCTATGGTAGAGTAG ttccggATAAAAAAGATGTGTGGAATATTggattaaataatgttaaagatCATTTAAAAGCAATGGGTCGAGCTAGACAAGCTACCCCTCAAGCAGCTCCTCCAAACCGATACTGTGCTTGTTCCAATCTTATGTGTAATTGTTGCCGAGATTTTTCATTGCCAGTAGTTCCTATTAAAGGACCag gttgTGCAtcgttgaaatatttaaaaggcGATCAGATGATGGTGACGATGAGCTTTGGTGACAAAGTTTTACGCAACACGACCATATCCGGGAAGAAACCAAAACCCGTGTGTATGTCTCTACCTGGTGGTATATCAAAATTCTGTGGTCGGGTGTATGGTATTTCAAGGGACGGAGATCAATTCAAAGCGTGTTTGGGACTTGAGCTTAGAGCTCTCGACGACGTTGAAGCCGCATTGAGGGTATCATGTTTCCGGTTTGGGCCACAAGGTATGAAAGTAGAACCAGCACAACCACTGCCAGCATCTCAGACATTACAAGGAGAGGACGAAGACGATGaggatgatgatgacgatgacgatgacgatgattaCGGTCTTGGAGGTAGCGATGACGAGGAAGAGGAGGACGACGACACTGTGGACGAGGACTCAGAAAACGACGTGGAATCTACCGGCGATTACACCGGTTTCAGTGCACTTAGCACAGATTTCCTGGATAGCCTTTTCGGTGGAGGTGGTGGCGAGGAAGACGAAGCGGAGACCAGTGTCAAACCAACCACCAAACCCGCCACGGTTactgtaaaatcaaaaataactaCACCACAACAGCTGACAAGTCAACAGGTGACAAGCGAGAAACAGACGAGCGCTGAATCAGTGACGTCCACTTCGTACACGGTGAGTGTCGTTCAAGATCCGGTGTCATCGTCTTCCGAAGTCGTTGCTGAAGTGAGACCAACTTCTATCACGCCGCTCGACGACAACCCTACCGACCGCGTAGAAACTGTGCCCACGCCAGTGACGAATAAGAACAAGGATTACGAGGACGACGATGATGAGGATGAGGACGAGGACGACGGTGACATCGTGTCGGACATCATCGAAACGGCTGCAAGCGCTGTGGGCATGTCGGATTCTGACAAAAACTCGACGGTCGCCACGACCAAGTCGGCTGACAAATTAGCTACTACCGAGACAGCTGCAGTGTCGGCGGCAGCGTCTACGACGGTCGGCAGCGTACCGGCCGCCAAGgactacgacgacgatgacgacgatgacgacgatgacgacagCTACAGCAGGCGTTTCAAGCACATGCCCGTGGCAATCGTGCCCAACGACAGGAGAGGCAGGACACACAGGAGGATGAGATTGTCCTCGTCGGACGACGAGTCGACGATACATTTCATGAAGAAAGTATAG
- the LOC132929612 gene encoding uncharacterized protein LOC132929612 — protein MDHRRSTTTWWCALAAMACTVAACSGANVPPSSTVTDLLWTGLEGVIQPRSGLKADSKQVPEKRCECQSPELKSCVCCLRMSLPFLDLTTSPGCVKFKYVPDIESIAVNVTYGKGNVQNGVIKGNNPEPVCMDVLVGFGQLCARFVGNSSTPKDFDGCLKLESTLLNEVQNSIPMGCFKMDQNRLIFNSTVIDIPEEQSNNSTESGEEESEEEGEEGVDPSEEALIQAFGETAVQGVTWLVHAMGLNLNQSNNTGTITASNGVTGQQQPTPANV, from the exons ATGGATCATCGTCGTTCAACTACAACGTGGTGGTGCGCCTTGGCCGCGATGGCGTGCACCGTTGCAGCGTGTTCTGGCGCCAACGTACCGCCGTCGTCTACCGTCACGG ACCTGCTATGGACCGGACTGGAAGGCGTCATCCAGCCGAGGAGCGGACTCAAAGCCGACTCGAAACAAGTGCCGGAAAAACGGTGCGAGTGCCAAAGTCCGGAACTCAAGTCGTGCGTGTGCTGCCTGAGAATGAGTCTGCCTTTCCTGGACTTGACCACGTCGCCAG GGTGCGTCAAGTTCAAGTATGTGCCGGACATCGAGTCGATAGCCGTGAACGTGACTTACGGTAAAGGCAACGTCCAAAACGGTGTCATCAAGG GAAATAACCCAGAACCCGTGTGTATGGACGTGTTGGTCGGATTCGGTCAACTGTGCGCTCGATTCGTGGGTAACTCATCTACGCCAAAAGACTTCGACGGTTGCTTAAAGTTAGAATCCACCTTATTAAACGAAGTGCAAAACTCAATTCCCATGGGATGCTTTAAAATGGACCAAAATCGATTAATTTTCAACTCTAC AGTAATCGATATACCGGAAGAGCAGTCCAACAATAGCACGGAATCGGGTGAAGAAGAGAGTGAAGAAGAAGGTGAAGAAGGTGTAGACCCCAGTGAAGAGGCGTTAATACAGGCATTTGGAGAGACGGCCGTGCAGGGCGTCACTTGGTTAGTCCATGCCATGGGACTGAACCTTAACCAGTCCAACAACACCGGAACCATCACTGCCTCAAATGGTGTAACTGGCCAACAACAGCCCACTCCCGcaaacgtttaa